A section of the Enterococcus montenegrensis genome encodes:
- a CDS encoding Mur ligase family protein, which translates to MSLRSHLAIFAGKSAQWVLKTFFKGGSSYPGQLALKIDPNVLDHYSDLYEVVVVTGTNGKTLTTALTVNILKQQFDEVLTNPTGANMVQGIVSTFLSAKPKKNQKNFAVLEIDEASLSKVTAYIKPELFVFTNIFRDQMDRYGEIYTTYRLIVEGAEKSPNAPILCNGDSPIFNSVDTVNPRKYYGFDHLPDKEQMAHYNTDGVLCPQCHHILHYKMITYANLGKYYCPNCGFHRPKLDYKLTKMLAMDNTSADFIIDGHEYGIEVGGMYNVYNALAATAVAEYYDVPAEKIKAGLGYDEKVFGRQEIIEIDGKKCTLVLVKNPVGLNQVIDMIGLSPYSFSLVALLNANYADGIDVSWIWDGNHEAFAQMDIPAVIAGGERHKDMALRLKVAGIQEDKLTETKDLDEVIEDIKKLPTENVYILATYTAVLQLRKKLAEKGYIKGGMDRG; encoded by the coding sequence ATGAGCTTACGTAGTCACTTGGCGATATTTGCCGGTAAAAGTGCCCAATGGGTTTTAAAAACCTTTTTCAAAGGTGGTTCCAGCTATCCAGGACAATTGGCCCTAAAAATTGATCCCAATGTTTTAGATCACTATTCTGATCTTTACGAAGTGGTAGTCGTGACCGGGACAAACGGTAAAACACTTACGACTGCTTTAACTGTTAATATTTTAAAACAACAATTTGATGAGGTGTTGACCAACCCGACAGGTGCCAACATGGTACAAGGGATTGTTTCAACTTTTTTATCTGCCAAGCCAAAGAAAAATCAAAAAAACTTTGCTGTCCTAGAAATCGATGAAGCCAGTCTTAGTAAGGTAACCGCTTATATCAAGCCTGAATTATTTGTTTTCACGAATATCTTCCGCGACCAAATGGACCGCTATGGGGAAATTTATACGACCTATCGTCTGATTGTCGAAGGAGCTGAAAAATCACCGAATGCGCCGATTTTGTGCAATGGCGATTCACCGATTTTTAATTCTGTGGATACCGTCAATCCCCGTAAATATTACGGCTTTGATCACTTACCTGATAAAGAACAAATGGCCCACTATAATACCGATGGTGTCTTGTGTCCGCAATGTCACCACATTTTGCACTACAAAATGATTACCTATGCTAACTTAGGTAAATATTATTGTCCCAACTGTGGTTTTCATCGACCAAAATTGGATTACAAATTGACTAAAATGTTAGCCATGGATAATACTTCAGCGGATTTTATCATCGACGGACATGAATACGGTATCGAAGTTGGCGGAATGTACAATGTCTATAATGCTTTAGCAGCAACTGCTGTAGCAGAATATTACGATGTTCCAGCAGAAAAAATCAAAGCTGGTCTTGGTTATGATGAAAAAGTTTTTGGCCGCCAAGAAATAATTGAAATCGACGGCAAGAAATGTACCTTAGTATTAGTAAAAAATCCCGTTGGTCTAAATCAAGTCATTGATATGATTGGTCTTTCACCTTACTCTTTTTCCCTTGTGGCCTTATTAAACGCCAATTATGCAGACGGAATTGATGTCAGCTGGATTTGGGATGGTAATCATGAAGCCTTTGCCCAAATGGATATCCCAGCAGTCATTGCCGGCGGCGAGCGCCACAAAGATATGGCATTACGCTTAAAAGTGGCGGGTATTCAAGAAGATAAATTAACCGAAACCAAAGACTTAGATGAAGTCATTGAAGATATTAAGAAATTACCAACAGAAAATGTTTATATTTTGGCAACCTACACTGCAGTGTTACAATTACGAAAAAAATTAGCAGAAAAAGGTTACATTAAAGGAGGAATGGATCGTGGCTGA
- a CDS encoding TrkH family potassium uptake protein has product MRVLRQKLRRARFFIAGNVSSIQIIVSYYLLMTLISLLLFYLPIFRQPNVHVPFLDMFFMAISTVSVTGLTTFDINHVFNENGVILLEVLFQIGGLGIMMISTFFFIISRRKISLKQRQLIMTDMNQPRLSGIVRLIRITFTMILVFQVSFGLLFAFYFLWQGYYQTLGDAVFYGFYQAISAVTNSGFDVTGDSIMPFANDYPFLIVIMFLIFIGGIGFPVLMDFYEWILYRRKKMQRRLPFRFSLFTKIAVLAFVILFVGGTLIIYLLERDHLFAGIDPLGRFINSMFYSMTTRNAGLQIHDLGEFQVTTLIIFSLLMFIGCSPSSVGGGVRTTTIAIIGLYMTSFLKSEDNINIFGRRISDADVRKSVVVFMLSLAMCFFSVLLLSATEKQSLIAIIVEVTSAFGTTGLSLGITSDLSVVGKIVIALLMFIGRIGMLYTLLLFIPKETRDQGYEYPTEQIIIG; this is encoded by the coding sequence ATGCGGGTGCTGCGGCAAAAACTGCGCCGAGCACGTTTTTTTATCGCTGGCAATGTTTCTTCCATTCAGATTATCGTCAGCTATTATTTATTAATGACACTAATTTCATTGCTGCTTTTTTATTTACCTATTTTTCGTCAGCCAAATGTCCACGTTCCTTTTTTAGATATGTTTTTTATGGCCATTAGCACTGTCAGTGTGACGGGACTAACAACTTTTGATATCAATCACGTCTTTAATGAAAATGGCGTCATATTGTTGGAAGTTTTATTCCAGATTGGCGGTCTCGGAATTATGATGATTTCAACTTTCTTCTTTATTATTTCCCGCCGCAAAATTTCGCTTAAACAACGACAGCTGATTATGACGGATATGAATCAGCCCCGTCTTAGTGGTATTGTCCGGTTAATTCGGATTACCTTTACTATGATTTTGGTTTTTCAAGTTAGCTTTGGTTTATTGTTTGCTTTTTACTTTTTATGGCAAGGTTACTATCAAACCCTAGGCGACGCAGTGTTTTATGGCTTTTATCAAGCCATTTCGGCTGTTACAAACTCTGGTTTTGATGTCACAGGAGATTCAATTATGCCTTTTGCCAACGACTATCCTTTTTTGATCGTCATTATGTTTTTAATTTTTATTGGCGGGATTGGCTTTCCTGTTTTAATGGATTTTTACGAGTGGATTTTATACCGGCGCAAAAAAATGCAACGACGTCTGCCTTTTCGCTTTTCCCTCTTTACTAAAATTGCTGTGTTAGCCTTTGTTATTTTGTTTGTTGGTGGGACCCTGATTATTTACTTATTGGAAAGAGATCACTTATTTGCAGGAATTGATCCATTGGGACGCTTTATTAATAGTATGTTTTACTCCATGACTACCCGTAACGCGGGGTTACAGATCCACGACTTAGGTGAGTTTCAAGTGACAACTTTAATCATCTTTTCACTCCTGATGTTTATTGGCTGTAGTCCTAGTTCTGTCGGAGGCGGTGTGCGAACGACGACCATTGCCATTATCGGGTTATACATGACTTCATTTTTAAAAAGCGAAGATAATATTAATATTTTTGGCCGCCGAATAAGTGATGCGGATGTCCGTAAATCAGTCGTCGTTTTTATGCTTTCTTTAGCCATGTGCTTTTTTAGTGTCTTATTGCTAAGCGCCACTGAAAAACAATCGCTAATCGCCATTATTGTCGAAGTGACTTCAGCTTTTGGGACAACCGGCTTATCGCTTGGCATAACCTCTGACTTATCCGTTGTAGGAAAAATTGTCATTGCTTTATTAATGTTTATCGGCCGCATTGGTATGTTGTATACCTTGTTACTCTTTATTCCAAAAGAAACTCGCGACCAAGGTTACGAGTACCCGACTGAACAAATCATTATTGGGTAA
- the phnC gene encoding phosphonate ABC transporter ATP-binding protein produces the protein MIEFKNVAKVYPNGVKGLTDINLTIADGEFVAIIGLSGAGKSTLLRSINRLVTTTAGEIIINGESITNANKKKLREIRRNIGLISQSFNLVKRSTVQKNVLSGRLGYYSTWKSIFGLFTKADYEKTATALSQVGLSDKLHTRSDELSGGQQQRVLIARALVQQADIILADEPVASLDPVTSEKVMGDLKEINQNLNKTIIVNIHSVSLAKAYASRIIALKSGEIVFDDVAQKLTEQRLSEIYGKAYEKEVGENAN, from the coding sequence ATGATTGAATTTAAAAATGTTGCTAAAGTCTACCCGAATGGTGTCAAAGGCTTAACGGATATTAATTTAACGATTGCCGATGGTGAATTTGTTGCCATTATCGGATTGAGTGGTGCTGGGAAAAGTACCCTCTTGCGGTCTATCAATCGTCTGGTCACAACGACTGCTGGTGAAATTATCATTAATGGTGAATCGATTACAAACGCCAATAAGAAAAAATTGCGGGAAATCCGTCGCAATATTGGGTTAATCTCACAAAGTTTCAATTTGGTTAAACGCAGTACAGTCCAAAAAAACGTATTATCCGGTCGTCTTGGCTATTATTCTACTTGGAAAAGTATCTTTGGTTTGTTTACAAAAGCCGACTATGAAAAAACAGCAACAGCTTTAAGTCAAGTCGGATTATCTGATAAATTGCACACCCGAAGTGATGAATTAAGTGGTGGTCAGCAGCAGCGCGTTTTAATTGCACGAGCCTTAGTGCAGCAAGCTGACATTATTTTAGCTGATGAACCGGTGGCATCTCTTGATCCGGTTACATCTGAAAAAGTGATGGGAGATTTAAAAGAAATCAACCAAAACTTAAATAAGACAATTATTGTGAATATTCACTCTGTCTCTTTGGCAAAAGCATATGCCAGTAGAATTATTGCTTTAAAAAGTGGTGAAATTGTTTTTGATGATGTTGCACAAAAACTGACGGAACAACGTCTTAGTGAAATCTATGGGAAAGCGTACGAAAAGGAAGTGGGAGAAAATGCAAATTAA
- the phnE gene encoding phosphonate ABC transporter, permease protein PhnE: MQIKDTVHFNWYKHLFVIIVLLLCLQGSILLTDANFQAVFQNSNQMALFLARFLKPDFSYLPSLVTPLLKTLQMSVLGTFLGVLFAVPISFLATHVVTKKRLLSYIIRFFLGVIRTIPNLLLAALFVAIFGIGEATGVLTIAVFTFGMVSQLIFQAIETIDFGPIEANEAVGANKMQVAIWSVTPQVINQIISYTFYAFEVNVRASTVLGYVGAGGLGVILNSSLALMRYDRVSIIILTIFVVVAIVDGLSEAVRRRLG; this comes from the coding sequence ATGCAAATTAAAGATACCGTCCATTTTAATTGGTACAAACATTTATTTGTAATAATTGTGCTACTGCTGTGTTTACAAGGCAGTATCCTTTTAACTGACGCTAATTTTCAGGCGGTATTTCAAAATTCTAATCAGATGGCCCTTTTTTTAGCCCGCTTTTTAAAACCTGACTTTAGCTATTTACCAAGTCTTGTAACGCCACTACTCAAAACATTGCAGATGTCTGTTTTGGGCACTTTTTTAGGTGTTCTATTTGCCGTTCCGATTAGTTTTTTAGCGACTCACGTTGTGACAAAAAAACGTCTTTTATCTTATATCATCCGCTTTTTCTTAGGCGTGATCCGCACGATTCCCAATTTATTATTGGCCGCTTTATTTGTTGCCATTTTTGGTATTGGTGAGGCAACAGGGGTACTAACGATTGCCGTTTTTACCTTCGGGATGGTTTCCCAGTTGATTTTTCAAGCAATTGAAACAATTGATTTTGGCCCAATTGAAGCCAATGAGGCAGTTGGTGCCAACAAAATGCAAGTGGCTATTTGGTCGGTTACACCGCAAGTCATTAACCAAATTATCAGCTATACTTTTTATGCCTTTGAAGTAAACGTACGGGCTTCGACCGTGTTGGGATATGTGGGCGCTGGTGGGCTTGGTGTTATTTTGAATTCATCATTAGCGCTTATGCGTTACGATCGCGTATCCATTATAATTTTGACGATTTTTGTGGTGGTGGCCATTGTGGATGGTTTAAGTGAAGCAGTTAGGAGGAGATTAGGATGA
- the phnE gene encoding phosphonate ABC transporter, permease protein PhnE, protein MILSQVSKKTYFFVLLLLALVIYSASGIDYSSLKTFSFAMGAEVIQGLAHPDWHYLYDGSGEDLLSLLLLTIGIAFLGTFIATILALPLTLISASNLWQNYPWVAKIGKFICNVLRAFPELVYAIIFVKVVGPGPFAGVMAIGVHQIGMLGKLFTEEAEGMDEALIEDAAAIGANFWQIVFSVRIPYLLPIYSSLSLNHFEIAVRSAATLGLVGAGGIGAPLIFAIQTRSWDRVSIILLGVVVTVFSLDLFTGWIRRKLR, encoded by the coding sequence ATGATACTTAGTCAAGTTAGCAAAAAAACATATTTTTTTGTGCTGCTACTTTTAGCTTTAGTGATTTATTCAGCCTCAGGAATTGACTACAGCAGCTTAAAAACATTTTCTTTTGCAATGGGAGCAGAAGTAATACAAGGGCTAGCCCATCCTGATTGGCACTACTTATATGATGGCAGTGGAGAAGATTTGCTTAGCTTATTGTTGCTTACGATTGGGATTGCTTTTTTGGGCACTTTTATCGCAACGATTTTGGCATTACCTTTAACTTTAATTAGTGCCAGCAATTTATGGCAAAATTATCCTTGGGTAGCCAAAATTGGTAAATTTATTTGTAACGTTTTGCGGGCTTTTCCTGAACTCGTTTACGCTATTATTTTCGTTAAAGTCGTTGGTCCAGGACCCTTTGCTGGGGTAATGGCAATCGGCGTGCATCAAATTGGCATGTTAGGAAAATTATTTACCGAAGAAGCCGAAGGGATGGATGAGGCTTTGATTGAGGATGCAGCAGCGATTGGTGCTAATTTTTGGCAAATTGTTTTCTCTGTGCGTATACCATATTTATTACCAATCTATAGTTCACTGTCTTTAAATCATTTTGAAATCGCCGTGCGAAGTGCCGCAACTTTAGGTTTGGTAGGTGCCGGCGGAATTGGGGCACCTTTGATATTTGCAATTCAAACGCGGAGTTGGGATCGCGTTAGTATTATTTTATTAGGAGTCGTGGTAACCGTCTTTAGCTTAGACTTATTCACTGGCTGGATTCGTAGGAAGTTACGCTAA
- a CDS encoding thymidine kinase: protein MAQLFFKYGAMNSGKTIEILKVAHNYEEQDKPVVIMTSGLDTRSGVGRVSSRIGLQRDALPIFTETNVFETITNLDFKPYCVLIDEAQFLQKQHVLDFTRIVDELNIPVMAFGLKNDFRNELFEGSKYLLLYADKIEEMKTICWFCHKKAIMNLHYIDDKPVYEGDQVQIGGNEAYYPVCRHHYFHPEI from the coding sequence ATGGCACAATTATTTTTTAAATATGGCGCAATGAACAGTGGGAAAACTATTGAGATTTTAAAAGTTGCCCACAATTACGAAGAACAAGACAAGCCTGTTGTCATCATGACGAGTGGTTTAGATACCCGCTCTGGTGTTGGGCGGGTTTCAAGTCGAATCGGTTTGCAAAGAGATGCACTGCCGATTTTTACTGAGACAAATGTTTTTGAAACAATTACGAATTTAGATTTTAAGCCTTACTGTGTGTTAATTGATGAAGCACAATTTTTGCAAAAACAGCATGTTTTGGACTTTACTAGAATTGTGGATGAATTGAATATCCCTGTGATGGCCTTTGGCTTAAAAAATGATTTTCGCAACGAATTGTTTGAAGGGTCAAAATACTTATTGTTATATGCTGACAAAATTGAAGAGATGAAAACAATTTGTTGGTTCTGTCATAAAAAAGCGATTATGAATCTTCATTATATTGACGATAAACCTGTTTATGAAGGGGACCAAGTTCAGATTGGCGGCAATGAAGCCTATTATCCAGTCTGCCGTCACCATTATTTCCATCCAGAAATTTGA
- a CDS encoding type 1 glutamine amidotransferase produces MADYELTLAHLYGNLLNTYGDNGNLLVLQYLAKKMGIQLDTEIVSIHEKFDPAKYDLVFFGGGQDFEQLIVSEDIQNKKADLTDYIENDGIMLAICGGYQLLGHYYMGANGEKIKGIGALDHYTLSQENNRFIGDIVIHNEEFDETYYGFENHNGRTFLGAGEKPLGKIVEGKGNNGEDQTEGVIYRNVYGSYFHGPILARNEKLAYRLLKTALEKKYDAITVPSLAEIA; encoded by the coding sequence GTGGCTGATTATGAATTAACATTGGCCCATCTATACGGCAACCTGTTGAACACTTACGGCGACAACGGCAACTTATTGGTGTTACAATATTTAGCAAAAAAAATGGGCATTCAATTGGACACAGAGATTGTTAGTATCCACGAAAAATTTGATCCTGCCAAATACGATCTCGTCTTTTTTGGCGGCGGACAAGATTTTGAACAGTTAATTGTCTCTGAAGATATTCAAAATAAAAAAGCAGATTTAACAGATTACATCGAAAATGATGGTATCATGTTAGCTATTTGTGGTGGCTATCAATTATTGGGTCATTATTACATGGGAGCTAACGGCGAAAAAATCAAAGGAATTGGCGCGTTAGATCACTACACGTTAAGTCAGGAAAATAATCGTTTTATTGGCGACATTGTCATTCACAATGAAGAATTCGATGAAACTTACTACGGCTTTGAAAACCACAACGGACGGACTTTTTTAGGCGCAGGGGAAAAACCTTTAGGCAAAATCGTTGAAGGAAAAGGCAATAACGGCGAAGATCAAACAGAAGGTGTCATCTACCGCAATGTTTACGGTTCTTATTTCCATGGACCTATCCTAGCTCGCAATGAAAAACTAGCTTACCGCTTATTAAAAACAGCTTTAGAAAAAAAATACGATGCGATCACTGTCCCCTCATTAGCAGAAATTGCTTAA
- a CDS encoding metallophosphoesterase family protein gives MKILQLSDLHYRSHYLPATTGYQAMLTKMENPLTYLDRAIEKAKEMTAIDLVLLTGDLTEDGQIADYRFLREYFTKKFPDTPVMVTLGNHDIKENFYQGWLKNAPSSNYYNFVSEFDPFYLVSFDTSVYGNADGTIDKAQLNWLEEVLSAHQDKPVLFMTHHHLIAEQYATLNLPQSDQLWQILKRYTILAVLNGHTHYHYHKTVGQIPYYTADGLSFLGQDEGDGIVRFVQHAGFSLYEVKAGQLKETAREIVTSGKLLQKVDMRSC, from the coding sequence ATGAAAATTTTACAACTCTCTGATTTGCATTACCGTAGTCATTATTTGCCAGCTACCACAGGTTATCAAGCAATGTTGACAAAAATGGAGAATCCCTTGACCTATTTAGATCGTGCGATTGAAAAGGCCAAAGAAATGACAGCTATTGATTTAGTCTTGCTTACTGGCGATTTAACCGAAGATGGTCAAATTGCTGATTATCGCTTTTTGCGCGAGTATTTTACCAAAAAGTTTCCTGATACACCTGTTATGGTCACATTAGGTAACCATGATATCAAAGAAAATTTTTATCAAGGGTGGCTAAAAAACGCGCCTTCTTCAAACTACTATAATTTCGTTTCTGAATTTGATCCGTTTTATTTAGTGTCATTTGATACTTCTGTTTATGGTAATGCAGACGGGACGATTGATAAAGCTCAGTTAAATTGGTTAGAAGAAGTTCTTTCAGCGCACCAAGATAAGCCCGTTTTATTTATGACTCATCACCATTTAATTGCAGAACAATATGCAACGTTAAATTTACCCCAGTCTGATCAATTGTGGCAAATTTTAAAACGTTACACTATTTTAGCCGTTTTAAATGGCCATACGCATTACCATTATCACAAAACTGTCGGTCAAATTCCTTACTATACCGCCGATGGTCTTTCCTTTTTGGGACAAGATGAAGGCGATGGAATTGTTCGCTTTGTTCAACACGCGGGTTTTAGTCTTTACGAAGTCAAAGCAGGTCAGTTAAAAGAGACCGCAAGAGAAATTGTAACGAGCGGCAAGTTATTACAAAAAGTCGATATGCGCTCGTGTTAG
- the prfA gene encoding peptide chain release factor 1, protein MYDQLQAIEDRYEELGELLSDPDVISDTQRFMELSKEEANTRETVEVYRRYKQVVDGIKDAEELLSENLDDEMAEMAKEELSDLKKEKEVLEERIKILLLPKDPNDDKNIIMEIRGAAGGDEAALFAGDLFNMYQKYAETQGWRVEVMDANITGIGGYKEVIMMITGDNVYSKLKYESGAHRVQRVPSTESQGRIHTSTATVVVMPEAEEVEIDIADKDIRTDIYHASGAGGQHVNKTASAVRLTHIPTGIVVAMQDERSQLKNREKAMKVLRARVYDQISHEAQSEYDATRKSAVGTGDRSERIRTYNFPQNRVTDHRIGLTIQKLDQILAGKLDEIIDALIMYDQTSKLEEMQNG, encoded by the coding sequence ATGTATGATCAGCTGCAGGCGATTGAAGATCGTTATGAAGAATTGGGCGAGCTGCTAAGTGATCCAGATGTAATCAGCGATACGCAGCGCTTTATGGAGCTTTCTAAAGAAGAAGCTAACACGAGAGAAACGGTGGAAGTTTACCGTCGTTACAAGCAAGTTGTTGATGGTATTAAAGATGCCGAAGAATTATTAAGCGAAAACTTAGACGATGAAATGGCAGAAATGGCCAAAGAAGAGCTAAGTGATTTGAAAAAAGAAAAAGAAGTTTTAGAAGAACGGATCAAAATTTTATTGTTACCTAAAGATCCTAATGACGATAAAAATATTATCATGGAAATTCGCGGTGCCGCAGGCGGTGATGAAGCAGCACTTTTTGCGGGTGATTTATTTAATATGTATCAAAAATACGCTGAAACACAAGGTTGGAGAGTCGAAGTGATGGATGCCAATATTACCGGTATTGGCGGTTACAAAGAAGTGATTATGATGATCACTGGCGATAACGTTTATTCCAAACTGAAATATGAAAGTGGTGCGCATCGGGTGCAACGTGTCCCTTCAACAGAATCACAAGGGCGTATTCACACTTCCACTGCGACTGTTGTCGTAATGCCAGAAGCAGAAGAAGTTGAAATTGATATTGCTGATAAAGACATTCGGACAGACATTTATCATGCGTCTGGTGCTGGTGGACAGCACGTTAATAAAACGGCTTCTGCTGTACGTTTGACGCACATTCCAACCGGGATTGTCGTGGCGATGCAAGACGAGCGCTCACAATTAAAAAACCGGGAAAAAGCAATGAAAGTATTACGGGCTAGAGTGTATGATCAAATTTCTCACGAAGCGCAAAGTGAATACGATGCCACGCGTAAATCTGCGGTAGGAACTGGGGATCGTTCTGAACGGATTCGGACGTATAATTTCCCTCAAAACCGGGTAACAGATCACCGCATTGGTTTAACAATTCAAAAATTGGATCAAATTTTAGCTGGTAAATTAGATGAAATTATCGATGCCTTAATCATGTACGATCAAACATCGAAATTAGAAGAGATGCAAAATGGCTAA
- a CDS encoding phosphate/phosphite/phosphonate ABC transporter substrate-binding protein — MRFKMLATGLLTLGILVGLTGCGNEQKAQGDTKEKLVVQFVPTNNDGSMEAKTKPFAAYLSKKLDKDVTVTLATDYSTIVEAMASGQVDVGIMPPAAYVQAKDMDAAEAVLTSQLGAYDRKTGLPTDKLTNTFKGEILVKADSNLKDLTDLKGKKIATLSPNSASGYIYPVAELKEAGVDPTKDATVTTVNDIPSEMTAVLNGQMDAAFVFEGARNVFASKFSDQDIMKDLRVLYLTTGDIPNDAIAVQPKMDTKLKQEIKDVFLNMPKDEAGQEAMALWGHKGYQEAADSAYDTIREYTKKASE; from the coding sequence ATGCGTTTCAAAATGTTGGCAACCGGTCTTTTAACACTAGGAATTTTAGTCGGTCTTACAGGGTGTGGTAATGAACAAAAGGCACAAGGGGACACAAAAGAAAAATTGGTGGTGCAATTTGTTCCAACGAATAATGATGGTTCTATGGAAGCTAAAACAAAACCATTTGCTGCGTATTTATCAAAAAAACTTGATAAAGATGTGACTGTTACTCTGGCAACAGATTATTCTACGATTGTTGAAGCGATGGCCTCAGGTCAAGTTGATGTAGGAATTATGCCGCCAGCGGCTTATGTGCAAGCAAAAGATATGGATGCAGCAGAAGCAGTGTTGACCTCTCAATTGGGTGCTTACGATAGAAAAACAGGTTTACCAACAGATAAATTAACCAATACTTTTAAAGGTGAAATTTTAGTTAAAGCTGATAGCAACTTAAAGGATTTGACAGACTTAAAAGGAAAGAAAATTGCTACTTTAAGTCCGAATTCAGCTAGTGGCTATATTTACCCGGTAGCTGAATTAAAAGAGGCCGGTGTTGACCCAACCAAAGATGCTACTGTTACAACGGTCAATGATATTCCAAGTGAAATGACAGCTGTATTAAACGGTCAAATGGATGCAGCCTTTGTTTTTGAAGGTGCGCGTAATGTATTTGCTTCAAAATTCAGTGATCAGGATATTATGAAAGATTTACGGGTTTTATATTTAACCACAGGTGATATTCCTAACGATGCGATTGCGGTGCAGCCTAAAATGGACACGAAATTGAAACAAGAAATTAAAGATGTCTTTTTGAATATGCCAAAAGATGAAGCCGGACAAGAAGCGATGGCTTTATGGGGGCACAAAGGCTATCAAGAAGCTGCTGATAGTGCCTATGATACAATTCGCGAATACACGAAAAAAGCTTCTGAGTAA